From one Solanum lycopersicum chromosome 12, SLM_r2.1 genomic stretch:
- the LOC109119091 gene encoding uncharacterized mitochondrial protein AtMg00810-like encodes MVIVRIIIALAAAKQWQNSSDGCNDHKMILETNGILKDSFKIKDLGELRYFLGIEFARNSTGILMHQRKYCLELISDMGLSSSKPVGDPIKLNKRLTTTEFELHFSPANEHDKLLKDPGVYRKLIGRLLYLTITRPYVAFSVQLLSQFMHSPKTSHMDASMRVVRYIKQSPGLGIFMTSVVDNQLRAYFDADWASCPNNRKSIAGYIVTYGDSLISWKFKN; translated from the exons ATGGTAATTGTGAGGATTATCATAGCCTTAGCTGCTGCAAAGCAGTGGCAAAATTCATCAGATGGAT GTAATGATCACAAGATGATTTTAGAGACAAATGGAATTCTCAAAGACAGCTTCAAAATCAAAGATTTAGGTGAGTTGAGATACTTCTTAGGGATTGAATTTGCCAGGAACAGTACTGGAATCCTTATGCATCAGAGGAAGTATTGTCTTGAACTAATTTCAGACATGGGATTGTCAAGTTCGAAACCTGTTGGAGACCCTATTAAGTTGAATAAAAGGCTTACAACTACAGAATTTGAGCTGCACTTTTCTCCTGCAAATGAACATGACAAATTGTTGAAAGATCCTGGAGTGTATCGGAAACTGATTGGAAGATTACTTTATCTGACAATAACAAGGCCATACGTTGCATTTTCAGTGCAACTTCTAAGCCAATTTATGCATAGTCCGAAGACATCTCATATGGATGCATCAATGAGAGTGGTTAGATATATAAAACAATCACCAGGTTTAGGGATATTCATGACAAGTGTTGTTGATAATCAATTGAGGGCCTATTTTGATGCAGATTGGGCATCATGTCCAAACAATAGGAA
- the LOC101259618 gene encoding uncharacterized protein has protein sequence MDLSEGEECDLEWMDAISKERGRVVGDKLESFKELQVGMTFKDMKEGRQVMNYYAFANKRALTIIKGDTKRTRYGCDIGCPFRCLISKDGKTEGFKIKTFINKHTCEETFFNARADAVTLAQYFKNKLQNNPKYKVKDMRGELENDLKLNVCQSKLKRAKRMALEKLDGSFIDDYNKLEAYAQELKQSNPGSDVLINISKDALAEGKRKFLRMYICFDALKKGWKSGLRPFIGLDGQDSMNSFYPLAWAIVDKETSNTWCWFIELLKGSLDLKDGAEVTFISDMQKGLIDAVVKVLPEAQHRYCVRHIESNWCRKWRSGQMRKLMWWCAWSSYVEEFKDQLNKLGKLSEDGARNLVKYPPKAWCRAYFDTQCKNMMVDNNFTESFNAWILEARAKPIIKMLEEIRVQVIRLLVNNEKKLKTWVIDFSPECMKLYIDYRAFAHTCKVEFNGDWGYEVSDGEDRHTVNLKEKRCTCRIWDLSGIPCQHAIKALTHKKVNPITEIHWWYSKEAYMLTYKNKMQPVRGQKFWKVDPSSAMLPTNVVKQLGRPKMKRNREPDEARKRKGEWSQSRKGTQMTCNNCGESNHNVRSCYKKGKRPMSNNEHGSDVEGGIEAETGAEAVTQEFEPYGPNVEDEEDPPLRPMVICESELRAEKLKKRVVPIGARKIQFYGDHTGASVPTNLPYSPIKTTWKGKEAVPAGHVQMQAKKKRIKMMGVKGRNPVVDDLL, from the exons ATGGATCTTTCTGAGGGTGAGGAATGCGATTTAGAGTGGATGGATGCTATTAGCAAAGAAAGGGGAAGAGTAGTAGGTGACAAGTTGGAAAGCTTCAAAGAATTGCAAGTTGGTATGACATTTAAAGACATGAAAGAAGGTAGACAGGTTATGAATTATTATGCATTCGCTAACAAAAGGGCTTTGACTATAATAAAAGGTGATACAAAGAGAACTAGGTATGGTTGTGATATAGGATGTCCCTTTAGGTGtttgatttcaaaagatggaAAAACTGAAGGGTTTAAGATAAAGACTTTCATCAATAAGCACACATGTGAGGAGACCTTTTTTAATGCTAGAGCTGATGCAGTTACTTTAGCTCAATACTTCAAGAACAAGCTTCAAAATAATCCCAAGTATAAGGTAAAAGATATGAGAGGAGAGCttgaaaatgacttaaaattgaATGTGTGTCAGTCTAAACTTAAAAGGGCTAAGAGGATGGCTCTTGAGAAGTTGGATGGAAGTTTTATTGATGACTACAACAAGCTTGAGGCTTATGCACAAGAGCTTAAGCAATCCAATCCCGGAAGTGATGTTTTGATAAATATCTCTAAGGATGCCCTGGctgaaggaaaaagaaaatttttaaggaTGTACATCTGCTTTGATGCTCTTAAGAAAGGGTGGAAATCTGGTTTGAGGCCATTTATTGGACTTGATG GACAAGATTCTATGAACAGTTTCTATCCACTAGCATGGGCAATAGTGGACAAAGAAACAAGCAATACATGGTGCTGGTTTATTGAGTTATTGAAGGGGTCTTTGGACCTTAAAGATGGTGCAGAAGTCACATTCATTTCGGATATGCAAAAG GGACTGATAGATGCTGTTGTCAAAGTGTTGCCTGAAGCTCAACATAGGTATTGTGTGAGACACATTGAGAGTAACTGGTGCAGAAAATGGAGGAGTGGTCAAATGAGGAAGCTGATGTGGTGGTGTGCTTGGAGTTCCTATGTTGAAGAGTTCAAGGACCAATTAAATAAGTTGGGGAAACTATCAGAAGATGGTGCAAGAAATTTGGTAAAGTATCCACCAAAGGCATGGTGTAGAGCTTATTTTGATACTCAGTGTAAGAACATGATGGTTGATAACAACTTCACTGAATCATTCAATGCATGGATTCTTGAGGCTAGAGCCAAGCCAATAATCAAGATGTTAGAAGAAATAAGAGTACAAGTGATTAGATTGCTAGTGAATAATGAAAAGAAGTTGAAGACTTGGGTTATAGATTTCAGTCCGGAATGCATGAAGTTGTACATCGATTACAGGGCATTTGCACACACTTGTAAGGTGGAGTTCAATGGAGATTGGGGCTATGAAGTGTCTGATGGAGAAGATAGACACACTGTCAATCTAAAGGAAAAGAGATGCACTTGCAGAATTTGGGATTTATCAGGTATTCCCTGCCAGCATGCCATCAAAGCATTGACACACAAAAAAGTAAATCCAATAACTGAAATACATTGGTGGTATAGCAAGGAGGCTTACATGCTTACATATAAAAACAAGATGCAGCCTGTAAGAGGTCAAAAGTTTTGGAAGGTTGATCCTTCAAGTGCAATGTTGCCTACTAATGTTGTGAAACAATTGGGTAGACCAAAAATGAAAAGGAATAGAGAACCAGATGaagcaagaaaaagaaagggtGAATGGTCTCAGTCTAGAAAAGGCACTCAAATGACATGTAACAACTGTGGTGAATCAAATCACAATGTCAGGTCCTGTTACAAG AAAGGCAAAAGGCCAATGTCTAACAATGAACACGGTTCTGATGTTGAGGGTGGAATTGAAGCTGAAACTGGGGCTGAGGCTGTAACACAAGAGTTTGAACCATATGGTCCTAAtgttgaagatgaagaagaccCACCTCTAAGACCAATGGTGATTTGTGAATCAGAATTGAGGGCTGAGAAGTTGAAAAAAAGGGTTGTTCCAATTGGTGCAAGAAAAATTCAGTTTTATGGAGATCACACTGGTGCCTCAGTGCCAACTAATCTGCCTTATTCTCCGATCAAAACAACATGGAAGGGAAAAGAAGCTGTCCCTGCTGGACATGTGCAAATGcaagcaaaaaagaaaagaatcaaGATGATGGGGGTTAAGGGCAGAAATCCTGTTGTAGATgatttattgtaa
- the LOC101245598 gene encoding uncharacterized protein has protein sequence MSRDSTVSSLSMVKCQCGIVAKIFTAFTPTNAGRRFYKCANPNGYKCAYWKWVDDPLHPRVANLIHNLKKENDYLHRENKSLETKMADLEKYLASEIEEKCERLNEEVVIDNEDVVIDKSKTKVDQIWIVIVMLWCCFAAFITFWVMK, from the exons ATGAGTCGGGACTCGACTGTTTCAAGTCTGTCGATGGTAAAATGTCAATGTGGTATTGTGGCGAAGATTTTCACGGCTTTCACTCCAACTAATGCTGGAAGACGCTTTTATAAGTGTGCTAATCCTAAT GGTTATAAATGTGCTTATTGGAAATGGGTTGATGATCCGCTCCATCCTAGAGTTGCAAATCTAATCCACAATTTAAAGAAGGAAAACGATTATCTTCATCGTGAAAACAAAAGTTTGGAGACGAAGATGGCTGATCTTGAAAAGTATTTGGCAtctgaaattgaagaaaaatgtgAACGTCTAAATGAAGAGGTTGTTATCGATAATGAAGATGTTGTTATCGATAAGTCTAAGACAAAAGTTGATCAAATATGGATTGTGATAGTTATGTTGTGGTGTTGTTTTGCAGCATTCATCACATTCTGGGTAATGAAGTAG